Proteins found in one Subtercola endophyticus genomic segment:
- a CDS encoding DUF3494 domain-containing protein — protein sequence MSLDPPSITRQIVGRRTVLAVSAWSVPVVVLAIAAPAASASGPITDFSLAATALTLSSIPSGGGSSPLTLTISEVGGAASTGPIAVFVTRLNAANGLTGVSDSFVADAVDGWTVEQTDDHFAFTYTSGIAAHSSSTTLTGTWKIALAPARLVSAIATATITAGSGGDTNVGNNQVSLPFATTNQIDLGAATDYTLIGQAALTDTGGASTFDGAIGFEPGAALTGFSPAAQALFGSAASNAQAETDTRSALATATALPATAALPGALGGVTLLPGVYRLAAAIGLTGVLTFDAGGDPSASFILVTGGAFTTAASSSMVLSGGARASRIFWVTTGAVTLGADSAFVGTALIGAAVTAGARATVTGRLLATNAAVTLSANPIRLP from the coding sequence ATGTCACTCGATCCGCCATCCATAACCCGGCAGATCGTCGGCCGTCGAACGGTACTCGCCGTTTCCGCCTGGAGCGTTCCGGTCGTCGTGCTCGCCATCGCCGCACCCGCCGCTTCGGCCAGCGGGCCGATCACCGACTTCAGCCTCGCGGCCACGGCCCTCACACTGTCATCGATTCCGAGCGGTGGCGGCTCGAGCCCGCTCACGCTGACGATCTCGGAGGTGGGCGGCGCGGCATCCACCGGCCCGATCGCGGTTTTCGTGACGCGGCTCAATGCGGCGAACGGCTTGACGGGCGTCTCGGATTCCTTCGTCGCCGATGCCGTCGACGGCTGGACCGTGGAGCAGACCGACGACCATTTCGCCTTCACCTACACCAGCGGCATCGCCGCCCACTCGAGCTCGACCACGCTGACGGGCACTTGGAAGATCGCGCTTGCTCCGGCGCGGCTCGTCTCTGCCATTGCCACGGCGACCATCACAGCCGGGTCGGGGGGAGACACGAACGTCGGCAACAACCAGGTCTCGCTGCCTTTCGCCACCACGAACCAGATCGATCTCGGAGCGGCCACCGATTACACCCTGATCGGCCAGGCGGCACTCACCGACACGGGAGGCGCATCGACGTTCGACGGCGCCATCGGGTTCGAGCCCGGCGCTGCGCTCACCGGATTCTCTCCAGCCGCTCAGGCGTTGTTCGGCTCTGCAGCGAGCAACGCACAGGCCGAGACCGACACCCGTTCGGCGCTGGCTACGGCCACGGCCTTGCCCGCCACCGCTGCACTACCCGGCGCACTCGGCGGAGTCACCCTGCTGCCCGGAGTGTATCGACTGGCGGCAGCCATCGGTCTGACGGGGGTGCTCACCTTCGACGCCGGCGGCGATCCGTCGGCGTCGTTCATTCTGGTCACCGGCGGAGCCTTCACGACCGCCGCGTCGAGCTCCATGGTGCTGAGTGGCGGCGCACGTGCTTCGCGCATCTTCTGGGTGACCACCGGCGCCGTCACCCTCGGCGCCGACTCGGCGTTCGTCGGTACCGCGCTCATCGGCGCGGCGGTCACCGCCGGAGCCCGGGCAACGGTGACTGGCCGACTTCTTGCGACGAACGCCGCGGTCACCCTGTCGGCGAATCCGATCAGACTGCCCTAG
- a CDS encoding alpha/beta fold hydrolase: MSILSDALAALHKPRAPLLHVAVDQGSGPPVILVHGIASSSATFHYVIPLIQAGHRVIAIDILGFGESPQPPDAEYTMYEHVDALAATIHSLHLREPFVLVGHSLGCLITSRFASTHPKVVTHLVLVSPPIYLNPMEIGDPKLRKRVSGYLKIYDYLLQNKDFTVARAAVVSRMLPVQHVLEITEDNWVPFVKSMQHCIEVQTIISDLAHVEVPIDVVYGRFDEFIAPGSIAIIEKMRGVTVHMVQASDHMIRTPLARVAAAAINADPESLAVT, from the coding sequence ATGTCGATACTCTCGGATGCGCTCGCCGCCCTGCACAAGCCGAGAGCGCCGTTGCTGCACGTCGCCGTCGACCAGGGATCGGGCCCGCCCGTCATTCTGGTGCACGGCATTGCGTCTTCGTCGGCGACGTTCCATTACGTGATTCCGCTGATCCAGGCCGGTCACCGGGTCATCGCCATCGACATTCTCGGGTTCGGCGAGTCGCCTCAACCGCCCGACGCCGAATACACCATGTACGAGCACGTCGACGCCCTGGCGGCGACCATCCACTCCCTGCACCTGCGCGAACCGTTCGTTCTGGTGGGTCACTCGCTCGGGTGTCTCATCACCTCACGATTCGCTTCGACGCATCCGAAGGTGGTGACCCACCTCGTGCTGGTCAGCCCGCCGATCTACCTGAACCCCATGGAGATCGGCGACCCGAAGCTGCGAAAGCGCGTGTCGGGCTACCTGAAGATCTACGACTATCTGCTGCAAAACAAAGACTTCACCGTCGCCAGGGCCGCAGTGGTCTCGCGCATGCTTCCCGTGCAGCATGTGCTCGAGATCACCGAAGACAACTGGGTGCCATTTGTGAAGTCCATGCAGCACTGCATCGAGGTGCAGACCATCATCAGCGACCTCGCGCACGTCGAAGTTCCGATCGACGTCGTGTACGGCCGGTTCGACGAGTTCATCGCCCCCGGCAGCATCGCCATCATCGAGAAGATGCGCGGCGTGACGGTGCACATGGTTCAGGCATCAGACCACATGATTCGAACGCCCCTCGCGCGCGTGGCGGCGGCGGCCATCAACGCCGACCCCGAGAGTCTGGCTGTCACCTGA
- a CDS encoding polysaccharide biosynthesis tyrosine autokinase has protein sequence MTLQDYVRVLKAHWAALLVFTLVGALTAWGWTFLQTPVYSANSTGIVSMVSDGTIGESVATDALAKSKATTFVAVGQSRAVADIVIGQLGLTDSAESVADRVTVTNTKDTPTINISARASSGVRAKQLADAWIVGMAAQIQTIESKTVTAGSTTVTAEPATFLEPIEAAVAPQSPIFPNTRISVLIGALLGLMVALVYAVVRNVLDRRIRSAAIIQQHFRLSVVGTLPRDKALSDLSRLTSGDGTVAGSVATAQSRALGEAFRELRTNLRFMHIDDPPRVIVVTSPSPNDGKSTVTANLAIALAAAGQKVVVVDGDLRKPMVASSFGVVGGVGVTDLLIGSAEVQDVLQPWGDSGNLNVLGAGSIPPNPSELLGTKGMNLLLRHLAEDAIVLVDAPPLLPVTDAAILAAQADGALVVVSAGRTTIDELERAVAGITLTNGKVLGIILNRVPHTGADGRSYGYYHGGYTSAAAAAAVPVPAPAVRPAARAV, from the coding sequence ATGACCCTTCAGGATTACGTACGTGTTCTGAAGGCGCATTGGGCGGCCCTCCTCGTCTTCACCCTGGTCGGTGCGCTCACGGCCTGGGGGTGGACGTTTCTGCAGACGCCGGTCTATTCGGCGAACTCGACCGGCATCGTGAGCATGGTCTCTGACGGCACTATCGGCGAGTCGGTGGCGACGGATGCTCTTGCGAAGTCGAAGGCGACCACATTCGTCGCCGTGGGGCAGTCCCGCGCCGTCGCCGACATCGTGATCGGGCAACTGGGTCTCACCGACTCCGCCGAGTCGGTGGCAGACCGCGTCACGGTGACGAACACGAAAGACACCCCGACGATCAACATCTCTGCGAGAGCCTCGAGCGGGGTGAGAGCCAAGCAGCTCGCCGACGCCTGGATCGTGGGGATGGCCGCACAGATCCAGACGATCGAGAGCAAGACGGTCACCGCCGGATCCACCACCGTCACCGCAGAGCCCGCCACCTTTCTCGAGCCGATCGAGGCGGCGGTCGCCCCGCAGAGCCCGATCTTTCCGAACACCCGTATCTCGGTGCTGATCGGCGCGCTGCTCGGGTTGATGGTGGCGCTGGTCTACGCCGTGGTGCGCAACGTTCTCGACCGGCGAATCAGGTCGGCCGCGATCATCCAGCAGCATTTCAGGCTCTCGGTGGTCGGCACTCTTCCGCGCGACAAGGCCCTCAGCGATCTCAGCCGGCTCACCTCCGGCGACGGCACGGTCGCCGGGTCGGTCGCGACGGCGCAGAGTCGCGCGCTCGGCGAAGCTTTTCGTGAGCTGCGCACCAATCTGCGTTTCATGCACATCGACGACCCGCCGCGAGTCATCGTCGTCACGAGCCCGTCGCCGAACGACGGCAAGTCCACGGTCACGGCCAACCTCGCGATCGCACTGGCGGCGGCCGGGCAGAAGGTCGTGGTGGTCGACGGGGATCTGCGCAAACCGATGGTGGCGTCGTCGTTCGGCGTGGTCGGGGGAGTGGGTGTCACCGACCTGCTCATCGGCAGTGCCGAGGTTCAGGATGTTCTGCAGCCCTGGGGCGATTCCGGCAACCTGAACGTGCTGGGCGCCGGGTCGATTCCGCCGAACCCCAGCGAGTTGCTCGGCACGAAAGGCATGAACCTGCTGCTGCGTCACCTCGCCGAAGACGCAATCGTGCTGGTGGATGCTCCGCCCCTGCTGCCGGTGACCGACGCGGCGATTCTCGCCGCTCAGGCCGACGGCGCCCTCGTGGTGGTCTCGGCGGGCCGAACGACCATCGACGAACTCGAACGGGCGGTGGCCGGCATCACTCTCACCAACGGCAAGGTTCTGGGCATCATCCTGAACCGCGTGCCGCACACCGGCGCCGACGGGCGCAGCTACGGCTACTACCACGGCGGCTACACGTCGGCCGCGGCCGCGGCCGCGGTCCCGGTCCCTGCCCCGGCCGTAAGACCGGCTGCTAGGGCAGTCTGA